In one Meles meles chromosome 17, mMelMel3.1 paternal haplotype, whole genome shotgun sequence genomic region, the following are encoded:
- the SCCPDH gene encoding saccharopine dehydrogenase-like oxidoreductase, with protein sequence MATEARPFHLVVLGASGFTGQFVVQEVAREQVIPGLSPRLPWAVAGRSREKLQRAVEKAALKLGRPTLPSEVGIIICDITNPASLDEMAKQAAVVLNCVGPYRFYGEPVVKACIENGTSCIDICGEPQFLELMYWKYHEKAAEKGSYIIGSSGFDSIPADLGVIYTRNKMNGTLTAVESFLTLHSGPEGLCIHDGTWKSAVHGFADQSNLKKLRNESNLKPVPIVGSKLKRRWPISYCRELNSYSIPFLGSDVSVVRRTQRYLFENLEQSPVQYAAYVTVGGITSVIKLMFAGLFFLFFVKFGIGRQLLIKFPWLFSFGYFSKQGPTQKQIDAASFTLTFFGQGYGQGFSPEKNKPNMRICTQVKGPEAGYVATSIAMVQAAMTLLNDISDLPKTGGVFTPGAAFSRTKLIDRLNQRGIEFSVISSSEV encoded by the exons ATGGCGACCGAGGCGAGGCCCTTCCACCTGGTGGTGTTGGGCGCGTCTGGCTTCACCGGCCAGTTCGTGGTCCAGGAGGTGGCCCGGGAGCAGGTGATCCCGGGGCTGAGTCCCCGCCTGCCCTGGGCCGTGGCGGGCCGCTCCCGGGAGAAGCTGCAGCGAGCGGTGGAGAAGGCTGCCCTGAAGCTGG gAAGACCGACACTCCCATCCGAAGTTGGGATAATAATTTGTGATATCACGAATCCAGCCTCACTAGATGAAATGGCTAAACAGGCAGCAGTTGTCCTCAATTGTGTGGGGCCA TATCGATTTTACGGAGAACCTGTGGTAAAAGCATGTATCGAAAATGGAACCAGCTGCATTGACATCTGTGGAGAGCCTCAG tttttggaaTTAATGTATTGGAAGTATCATGAGAAAGCTGCAGAAAAAGGATCTTATATCATTGGAAGCAGTGGCTTTGACTCCATTCCAGCAGATCTGGGGGTGATATATACCAGAAATAAGATGAACG GTACTCTGACTGCTGTGGAAAGTTTCCTGACTCTACATTCTGGACCTgag gGGTTGTGCATTCACGATGGTACCTGGAAGTCTGCAGTTCATGGTTTTGCAGATCAGAGTAATTTGAAAAAACTGCGAAATGAGTCAAATCTGAAACCTGTCCCAATTGTTGGTTCAAAATTGAAAAGAAG GTGGCCGATTTCTTACTGCAGAGAACTGAATAGCTACTCCATTCCCTTCTTGGGATCGGACGTGTCCGTTGTGAGGCGGACTCAGCGCTACTTGTTTGAGAATTTGGAGCAGTCACCT GTCCAGTACGCCGCCTACGTGACGGTGGGAGGCATCACTTCTGTCATTAAGCTGATGTTTGCgggacttttctttttattctttgtgaaGTTTGGCATTGGAAGGCAGCTTCTCATAAAA ttcccgTGGCTCTTCTCCTTtggttatttttcaaaacaagGTCCAACACAAAAACAG ATTGATGCCGCGTCGTTTACATTGACGTTCTTTGGTCAAGGATACGGCCAAGGTTTTAGTCCCGAGAAGAACAAACCAAATATGAGGATTTGTACTCAGGTGAAAGGACCAG AGGCTGGCTATGTGGCCACTTCCATAGCCATGGTCCAGGCAGCCATGACTCTTCTGAATGATATCTCGGATCTTCCGAAGAC